One part of the Neodiprion virginianus isolate iyNeoVirg1 chromosome 3, iyNeoVirg1.1, whole genome shotgun sequence genome encodes these proteins:
- the LOC124299560 gene encoding LIM/homeobox protein Lhx3-like: MDVTDPESNRSANRPNGVVCCWCGRRFGTKCAGCGQGLAPSQVVRRAQELVYHLTCFSCALCSRQLDTGDEFYLMEDRKLVCKPNYEQAKAKELADGGSIDGDQPIKRPRTTIIAKQLETLRLAYNNSPKPARHVKEQLSQDTGLDMRVVQVWFQNKRAKEKRLKKDAGRTRWSQYFRSMKGGSGGGHSPRHEKLLDKDELKVDLDSSFSHHDLSNDSYGTVVNMGMDGEGASPGDGGGGGGGGPPRRYLGGTTPPYLSASRSPSLPPQFPYPPDSGLSVYTTLENGHFFPIKSLGFAGCSTFFDRSLLAKKSGIRGRSVIRLILEPENKRKRGIPREKETLAKIGRGGSACETT, from the exons ATGGATGTAACCGatccagaaagtaaccgatcaGCGAATCGTCCGAATG GTGTTGTGTGTTGTTGGTGTGGCAGGCGCTTCGGAACGAAGTGTGCTGGCTGCGGGCAGGGCTTGGCACCATCCCAGGTTGTACGCAGAGCACAAGAACTTGTGTACCACCTCACCTGCTTCTCATGCGCCCTTTGCTCGCGGCAACTGGACACCGGTGACGAGTTCTATCTCATGGAGGATAGGAAATTGGTCTGCAAACCCAACTACGAACAGGCCAAGGCCAAAG AGTTGGCTGACGGCGGTAGCATAGACGGCGATCAGCCAATCAAGCGGCCTAGGACGACGATAATAGCGAAGCAATTGGAAACGCTGAGATTGGCGTACAACAACAGTCCAAAACCTGCGCGGCACGTGAAAGAACAGCTTTCGCAAGACACAGGGCTGGACATGCGCGTCGTTCAAGTCTGGTTCCAGAACAA AAGAGCGAAGGAGAAGAGATTAAAAAAGGACGCGGGAAGGACTCGATGGTCGCAGTATTTCCGGAGCATGAAGGGCGGCAGCGGAGGCGGACACTCGCCTCGGCACGAAAAGCTCTTGGACAAAGACGAGCTGAAAGTGGATCTGGACTCGAGTTTCAGTCACCACG aTTTGAGCAACGACAGCTACGGAACAGTCGTCAACATGGGTATGGACGGTGAGGGTGCGAGTCCAGGGGATGGTGGGGGTGGAGGAGGCGGTGGACCACCTCGAAGATATCTTGGCGGCACGACACCGCCGTACCTCTCGGCATCGAGATCACCCTCGTTGCCACCACAGTTTCCTTATCCACCCGACTCGGGGTTGTCCGTCTACACCACCCTCG AAAATGGACacttttttccaatcaaaaGCCTGGGCTTCGCCGGTTGCAGTACCTTCTTCGACAGGAGTCTCCTCGCAAAGAAGTCAGGAATCAGAGGGCGAAGTGTCATCCG aTTAATCCTCGAGCCGGAAAACAAGAGAAAACGTGGCATCCCCCGTGAAAAAGAGACTCTGGCAAAAATCGGAAGAGGAGGAAGCGCGTGCGAAACGACATAA
- the LOC124300396 gene encoding uncharacterized protein LOC124300396 isoform X3, translating into MEESASKAEKESMAKTIAGNVKEQKFWVVIRKELGVDPPLYLKHLLTCLGFDSAAALKNLSSEAFLEMEKFAQTDMLGLLGEDGYTKSDFFGIYSNTPEQFRILRGHRFCLFEIQKYIIEKGLNHFATAEQDINEKLTNIKAKKETKETLKAVSGKKSDPQSRKSQDLLSEEDQLYMLIKNWFSKQPDGEETFKDYLESPKNRYIEVSVKEDVDEEITYSGKISCCLCKTKITAHKAEYGKSVPRKTRWVCQNFMKHVKEKHLTLNPVENSKENLFPRKHNNSNKIDTKSGQAEKNTANVLKNVVANTTAFTSSCKKVQPEVQPLITDVFDKGTNDNDNWNTNASLSDSIANKNQKLGQNLPRIIEDVKLVTPVEIRRDIIKIEKSRGKRHITREIESDDETEAKPTKRSKNRIESDEELEVSARDKPNDESDVRSQAVIVESTNDELQGEFNLGIM; encoded by the coding sequence ATGGAGGAATCAGCGAGCAAGGCAGAAAAGGAGAGTATGGCGAAGACCATCGCTGGAAATGTTAAAGAACAAAAGTTTTGGGTCGTAATTAGGAAGGAACTTGGAGTTGATCCACCGTTGTACCTGAAGCATCTCCTCACCTGTCTGGGTTTCGATTCAGCGGCCGCTCTGAAAAACCTTTCAAGCGAAGCCTTTCTAGAAATGGAGAAATTTGCCCAAACTGACATGCTGGGATTGTTAGGCGAAGATGGTTACACAAAATCAGACTTCTTCGGTATCTACAGTAATACACCTGAACAATTCCGCATACTACGAGGACATAGGTTTTGCCTCTTCGAAATTCAGAAGTATATTATAGAAAAGGGGTTGAACCATTTTGCTACGGCCGAACAggatattaatgaaaaattaactaacatcaaagcaaaaaaagaaaccaaggAAACGCTAAAAGCTGtatcgggaaaaaaatcagatcCACAGTCACGAAAATCACAGGACTTATTGAGTGAAGAAGATCAATTATACATGCTCATTAAAAATTGGTTTTCTAAGCAACCAGATGGTGAAGAAACCTTCAAAGATTATTTAGAAAGCCCTAAAAATCGGTATATAGAGGTATCTGTCAAAGAAGACGTTGACGAAGAAATTACCTATTCGGGGAAAATATCGTGTTGCCTGTGTAAAACTAAAATTACCGCGCATAAAGCCGAATACGGGAAATCAGTACCGAGGAAAACTCGTTGGGtatgtcaaaattttatgaagcACGTAAAGGAAAAACATTTGACTTTGAACCCTGTGGAAAATTCgaaggaaaatttatttcctcgCAAGCATAACAATAGcaataaaattgatacaaaATCGGGTCAggcggaaaaaaatacagcaaaTGTTCTCAAAAACGTCGTCGCTAACACTACAGCTTTTACTTCTAGTTGTAAAAAGGTTCAACCCGAGGTTCAACCACTTATTACGGATGTATTCGATAAAGGCACCAATGACAATGATAACTGGAATACAAATGCTAGTTTGAGCGACAGTATCGCAAACAAGAACCAGAAGCTCGGCCAAAATTTACCAAGAATTATCGAAGACGTGAAATTAGTCACACCCGTTGAAATAAGAAGggatattattaaaattgaaaaaagcaGGGGAAAAAGGCATATTACTAGAGAAATTGAGAGTGATGACGAAACGGAAGCGAAACCTACTAAACggtcgaaaaatcgaattgaaagCGATGAAGAACTCGAAGTATCTGCACGTGACAAGCCAAATGATGAATCGGATGTTAGATCACAAGCTGTGATAGTTGAAAGTACAAATGATGAGTTACAGGGGGAATTCAACCTCGGAATAATGTAA
- the LOC124300396 gene encoding uncharacterized protein LOC124300396 isoform X1, translating into MELLLKYNAELKDCVKNLLAQSASKKLTKSCPTVNENSKSNLLVRKLMRISDKQSQAESCGNRYDCTVKKFASYIFMIGGRLSYETLCANLPLPSPSSVSRYLLENGPDIIEGQLRLQELKNYLIKADLPLVIWVSEDATRITGTVQYDPKTNQLIGLVLPTDKNGMPKCKSFMATSPKVMEETMQNIPIASLAYTIMAQPLQKNAASFCLCIFGTDNKFTAEHVLNRFQFIYEQCQQFGIRVLGFSSDGDPRLLKAMRIESQIGISNLDLLFGKENWTWFNSEFCSEYFVCQDTVHIGTKLRNRFIKNSIVLPMGNNIATVSHLKLLIQSQSKDKHQITYSDLDPKDKMNFPSVQKICQENVRKLLNDTVPGSEGTCQYLKILHNTVVSYIDSELTPLERIFSIWYSVFCLRMWRAWISANDSYTLGKNFITSNCYTCIEINAHTLIDVIIRLRDSDQPELFLPSLYSSQPCESFFRQVRSMSSTYSTIVNCSMMDIIHRLNRIQVQNEIIIEESENIIFPRFRERKSVINVNTYPLPSNQEIQKTVEDAKCRAIEDLGNLGIFFNNILCTLPFSAKSIQLDSDDESDSEEISEETESANEDTISAELEHDMITLQSVTGTLELKNYSTQTVQLNETSPFAVVRDSSQAEYVVRKSSICWLLNKTKHRLSSDRLQRVREIELPHLSKKESATRSNTVEENPEISIGTWMLFREDTEAETKYRVGLVLGFVYLTGKTDPQREYSRLSADVNNESIGVLCTWYRLISSSLRPAPVGSHDYKCISGYMRTLPTPQIVDGHIFYSDLVLKLILEIIPTTSLQGKDANIGNFVLIEFLTKKTKKYYIGVVKSIQSRDRDCEEDYEVKFMRKVTNSSSSIFVFPDVDDTSYVTGDQIKLILSNPKIDRRRHHVFSDSDLLEYAVI; encoded by the exons ATGGAATTGCTGTTGAAATATAATGCAGAATTAAAGGattgcgtgaaaaatttattagcaCAATCGgcatcgaaaaaattaacgaagtCTTGTCCAACAGTCAATGAAAACAGTAAAAGTAACTTGTTAGTACGAAAATTGATGAGAATTTCTGACAAACAAAGTCAGGCCGAATCTTGCGGGAACAGATACGATTGCACAGTGAAAAAGTTTGCATCGTATATTTTCATGATTGGTGGAAGATTGTCGTACGAAACGTTATGCGCGAACTTGCCTCTACCATCCCCCTCATCTGTCAGTCGGTATTTGTTAGAAAACGGACCAGACATCATTGAAGGGCAGCTTCGATTgcaggaattgaaaaattacttaatCAAGGCCGACCTGCCTCTAGTCATATGGGTAAGCGAAGATGCGACGCGTATTACTGGCACCGTGCAATATGACCCAAAAACTAACCAATTAATTGGGTTGGTATTACCAACAGATAAAAATGGAATGCCTAAGTGCAAATCTTTCATGGCAACGTCACCAAAAGTAATGGAAGAAACGATGCAAAATATTCCAATTGCTTCTTTGGCGTACACAATTATGGCACAGcctttacaaaaaaatgcgGCGTCATTTTGTCTGTGCATATTTGGAACCGACAATAAATTCACAGCCGAACACGTGCTTAACAGATTCCAATTTATTTACGAACAATGTCAGCAATTCGGAATAAGAGTATTAGGATTTTCTTCGGATGGTGATCCAAGATTGTTAAAAGCGATGAGGATTGAAAGCCAAATAGGTATTTCGAATCTTGATTTACTCTTTGGTAAAGAAAATTGGACATGGTTCAACAGTGAATTTTGCAGTGAGTACTTTGTTTGCCAGGATACTGTACACATTGGTACAAAGCTAAGAAATCGCTTCATCAAAAACTCAATTGTTCTGCCGATGGGAAACAATATAGCGACTGTTAGTCACCTGAAACTATTGATACAGTCACAATCTAAAGACAAACACCAGATAACTTATTCTGACTTGGACCCAAAGGATAAAATGAATTTCCCTTCTgttcaaaaaatatgtcaagaAAATGTCAGAAAATTACTCAATGATACAGTACCTGGCAGCGAAGGAACATGTcagtatttgaaaatactacATAACACCGTAGTTTCATACATCGATTCTGAATTAACGCCGTTGGAAAGAATATTTAGCATCTGGTATTCTGTGTTTTGTTTAAGGATGTGGCGTGCATGGATTTCGGCAAATGACAGTTACACTTTgggcaaaaattttataacttcCAACTGTTACACATGCATTGAAATAAATGCTCATACGCTTATTGACGTCATCATACGCCTGAGAGATTCGGACCAACCAGAACTCTTCCTGCCATCTTTATATAGTAGTCAACCATGTGAAAGCTTTTTCCGACAAGTCCGTTCAATGTCATCCACGTACTCGACTATTGTCAACTGCAGCATGATGGACATCATTCATCGTCTCAATAGAATTCaagtacaaaatgaaatcatcATCGAAGAGtcagaaaatattatatttccaaGATTTAGGGAGAGAAAAAGTGTAATCAATGTCAACACATATCCACTACCTTCTAATCAAGAAATACAGAAAACCGTTGAAGACGCGAAATGTCGAGCTATTGAAGATCTCGGGAACcttggtatatttttcaacaatatctTATGTACACTGCCTTTTTCTGCAAAGTCTATTCAACTAGACTCAGACGACGAATCTGACAGCGAAGAAATCAGCGAGGAAACGGAGAGCGCAAATGAAGACACTATATCTGCAGAACTTGAACATGATATGATTACGTTGCAGTCTGTAACAGGAACTTTGGAACTCAAAAATTACTCCACCCAAACAGTTCAACTAAATGAAACGAGTCCATTTGCAGTCGTGCGTGATTCGTCGCAAGCCGAATACGTCGTTAGAAAATCGTCCATTTGTTGGCTGCTTAATAAAACCAAGCACCGTTTAAGTAGCGACAGACTTCAGAGAGTACGAGAAATCGAACTGCCGCATTTGTCCAAGAAG GAATCAGCTACTAGATCAAATACTGTCGAAGAGAATCCGGAAATAAGTATAGGGACATGGATGCTTTTTAGAGAAGACACTGAGGCAGAAACGAAATACAGAGTAGGCCTTGTTCTTGGATTCGTCTATCTAACTGGAAAAACAGACCCACAAAGAGAATACTCCAGATTAAGCGCTGACGTCAATAATGAAAGTATTGGCGTACTATGTACCTGGTATAGATTAATAAGTTCTAGTCTCCGTCCGGCACCAGTGGGGTCACATGATTACAAATGCATTTCTGGATATATGCGAACTTTACCAACACCACAGATAGTTGATgggcatattttttattcggatTTAGTTTTGAAACTAATCCTCGAGATTATTCCTACAACTTCACTCCAAG gtAAAGATGCAAATATCGGAAATTTTGTGCTGATCGAATTTCTCAccaaaaaaaccaaaaaatactACATCGGCGTTGTTAAAAGTATCCAATCAAGAGACAGAGATTGCGAGGAAGATTATGAAGTCAAATTCATGCGAAAAGTGACGAATTCGTCGAGCTCCATATTCGTTTTTCCAGATGTGGACGATACAAGTTATGTAACAGGAGATCAAATAAAGCTAATTCTGAGCAACCCGAAAATTGACCGAAGACGTCATCATGTATTCAGTGATTCTGATTTGTTAGAGTACGCTGTGATTTAA
- the LOC124300396 gene encoding uncharacterized protein LOC124300396 isoform X2, producing the protein MWRAWISANDSYTLGKNFITSNCYTCIEINAHTLIDVIIRLRDSDQPELFLPSLYSSQPCESFFRQVRSMSSTYSTIVNCSMMDIIHRLNRIQVQNEIIIEESENIIFPRFRERKSVINVNTYPLPSNQEIQKTVEDAKCRAIEDLGNLGIFFNNILCTLPFSAKSIQLDSDDESDSEEISEETESANEDTISAELEHDMITLQSVTGTLELKNYSTQTVQLNETSPFAVVRDSSQAEYVVRKSSICWLLNKTKHRLSSDRLQRVREIELPHLSKKESATRSNTVEENPEISIGTWMLFREDTEAETKYRVGLVLGFVYLTGKTDPQREYSRLSADVNNESIGVLCTWYRLISSSLRPAPVGSHDYKCISGYMRTLPTPQIVDGHIFYSDLVLKLILEIIPTTSLQGKDANIGNFVLIEFLTKKTKKYYIGVVKSIQSRDRDCEEDYEVKFMRKVTNSSSSIFVFPDVDDTSYVTGDQIKLILSNPKIDRRRHHVFSDSDLLEYAVI; encoded by the exons ATGTGGCGTGCATGGATTTCGGCAAATGACAGTTACACTTTgggcaaaaattttataacttcCAACTGTTACACATGCATTGAAATAAATGCTCATACGCTTATTGACGTCATCATACGCCTGAGAGATTCGGACCAACCAGAACTCTTCCTGCCATCTTTATATAGTAGTCAACCATGTGAAAGCTTTTTCCGACAAGTCCGTTCAATGTCATCCACGTACTCGACTATTGTCAACTGCAGCATGATGGACATCATTCATCGTCTCAATAGAATTCaagtacaaaatgaaatcatcATCGAAGAGtcagaaaatattatatttccaaGATTTAGGGAGAGAAAAAGTGTAATCAATGTCAACACATATCCACTACCTTCTAATCAAGAAATACAGAAAACCGTTGAAGACGCGAAATGTCGAGCTATTGAAGATCTCGGGAACcttggtatatttttcaacaatatctTATGTACACTGCCTTTTTCTGCAAAGTCTATTCAACTAGACTCAGACGACGAATCTGACAGCGAAGAAATCAGCGAGGAAACGGAGAGCGCAAATGAAGACACTATATCTGCAGAACTTGAACATGATATGATTACGTTGCAGTCTGTAACAGGAACTTTGGAACTCAAAAATTACTCCACCCAAACAGTTCAACTAAATGAAACGAGTCCATTTGCAGTCGTGCGTGATTCGTCGCAAGCCGAATACGTCGTTAGAAAATCGTCCATTTGTTGGCTGCTTAATAAAACCAAGCACCGTTTAAGTAGCGACAGACTTCAGAGAGTACGAGAAATCGAACTGCCGCATTTGTCCAAGAAG GAATCAGCTACTAGATCAAATACTGTCGAAGAGAATCCGGAAATAAGTATAGGGACATGGATGCTTTTTAGAGAAGACACTGAGGCAGAAACGAAATACAGAGTAGGCCTTGTTCTTGGATTCGTCTATCTAACTGGAAAAACAGACCCACAAAGAGAATACTCCAGATTAAGCGCTGACGTCAATAATGAAAGTATTGGCGTACTATGTACCTGGTATAGATTAATAAGTTCTAGTCTCCGTCCGGCACCAGTGGGGTCACATGATTACAAATGCATTTCTGGATATATGCGAACTTTACCAACACCACAGATAGTTGATgggcatattttttattcggatTTAGTTTTGAAACTAATCCTCGAGATTATTCCTACAACTTCACTCCAAG gtAAAGATGCAAATATCGGAAATTTTGTGCTGATCGAATTTCTCAccaaaaaaaccaaaaaatactACATCGGCGTTGTTAAAAGTATCCAATCAAGAGACAGAGATTGCGAGGAAGATTATGAAGTCAAATTCATGCGAAAAGTGACGAATTCGTCGAGCTCCATATTCGTTTTTCCAGATGTGGACGATACAAGTTATGTAACAGGAGATCAAATAAAGCTAATTCTGAGCAACCCGAAAATTGACCGAAGACGTCATCATGTATTCAGTGATTCTGATTTGTTAGAGTACGCTGTGATTTAA